From the unidentified bacterial endosymbiont genome, one window contains:
- a CDS encoding DUF3421 domain-containing protein codes for MWKSSTDVCIALDSPVAGYENKAPGTSKPIPLFIIRAKYNGGVHPGKLVYGFGAHIPYDGEEHVCREFELYVGPVKWVRVNGRDIPHNAMQAGREADGRLLYVARAKFPNGLFIGKAGTHLRKGCSISYQGKEWDVEDYEVLLAE; via the coding sequence ATGTGGAAATCATCTACTGACGTTTGTATTGCTCTGGATTCTCCGGTTGCAGGTTATGAAAATAAAGCGCCTGGCACCAGCAAACCTATTCCATTATTTATTATCCGTGCAAAATACAATGGAGGTGTTCATCCGGGCAAGCTGGTCTATGGATTTGGCGCCCATATTCCATACGACGGTGAAGAGCATGTTTGTCGTGAGTTCGAGTTATACGTCGGGCCAGTAAAATGGGTTCGGGTCAACGGTCGCGATATTCCCCATAACGCAATGCAGGCGGGGCGCGAAGCCGACGGCAGATTACTCTATGTTGCGCGCGCAAAATTCCCGAACGGATTGTTTATCGGTAAGGCAGGCACGCATCTGAGAAAGGGCTGCAGCATTAGCTACCAGGGTAAAGAGTGGGACGTAGAGGATTATGAAGTTCTGCTAGCAGAGTAA
- a CDS encoding MFS transporter: MKTRKIGLANYLAYGSGDFLGAGTTALTAAWLLYFYTTFCGLSPIEATFIFAAARVLDAVVSPLMGFMTDNFGSTWPGKRFGRRKFFILLGIPCVFSYSLMWVGDMSFWYYLLTYLVFDVVYTMILVPYETLVPEMTDDFRQKTKFSGARISMAQMSAILASFLPGILLTHFGKDNAVSFFYASLVFSILCALMLIFVWFFTWERPREEWTEAALRAEEEKKKLTLGQSLNRLVIELSSTLRIRIFRQHLGMYLGGYIAQDVFNAVFTYYVVFVLMQEASMASNLLGTMAIFQFVAVIAMMPLCIRFGPAPSYRLVVVLFGLASLSYALLYYAGLSDIYSLLLLVSAVAGLGRGGINYVPWNTYTYIADVDEVITGQRREGIFAGIMTLTRKASQAGAVMLVGIVMQLSGFVSGQKIQPAEVSHTILLILSVGTIAVLFCGFLVSLRFKLNLQTHSTLREETAKMRESGRAIPESATPQARATVEMLAGMPYASLWGNNNIGYLNRNKPAAPSLKEPAVLNSTYNRG, translated from the coding sequence ATGAAAACACGTAAAATCGGACTCGCAAACTACCTTGCATACGGGTCAGGCGATTTCCTCGGTGCGGGAACGACCGCCCTGACGGCGGCCTGGCTGCTCTACTTCTACACCACCTTCTGCGGACTCTCGCCTATTGAGGCAACCTTCATCTTTGCTGCGGCAAGGGTGCTGGATGCCGTTGTCAGCCCATTGATGGGCTTTATGACCGATAACTTTGGCAGCACCTGGCCTGGCAAGCGCTTTGGCCGACGCAAATTCTTCATTCTGCTGGGTATTCCGTGCGTGTTCAGCTATTCCCTGATGTGGGTCGGAGACATGAGTTTCTGGTACTACCTGCTGACCTATCTGGTCTTCGATGTGGTATACACCATGATTCTGGTGCCGTATGAAACGCTGGTGCCGGAAATGACCGATGACTTCAGGCAGAAGACCAAATTCTCCGGGGCGCGTATTTCCATGGCCCAGATGTCGGCGATTCTGGCCTCATTCCTGCCGGGGATCCTGCTCACGCACTTCGGCAAAGACAACGCGGTCTCCTTCTTTTATGCGAGCCTGGTCTTCTCGATTCTGTGCGCGTTGATGCTGATCTTCGTCTGGTTCTTTACCTGGGAGCGTCCGCGTGAAGAGTGGACTGAAGCCGCGCTGCGTGCCGAAGAGGAAAAGAAAAAACTGACGCTGGGGCAGAGCCTCAACCGCCTGGTTATCGAGTTAAGCTCGACATTGCGCATTCGAATTTTTCGCCAGCACCTCGGCATGTACCTGGGCGGTTACATCGCGCAGGACGTTTTCAACGCCGTGTTTACCTACTACGTGGTCTTCGTGTTAATGCAGGAAGCCTCTATGGCGTCCAACCTGCTGGGCACTATGGCCATCTTCCAGTTCGTGGCGGTTATTGCCATGATGCCGCTCTGCATTCGCTTTGGGCCTGCGCCGTCCTACCGCCTGGTGGTCGTGTTGTTCGGTCTGGCTTCACTTTCTTACGCCTTACTCTATTATGCCGGCCTGAGTGATATCTACTCGCTGCTGTTGCTGGTCTCTGCAGTCGCTGGCCTGGGCCGCGGCGGTATTAACTATGTGCCGTGGAACACTTACACCTATATTGCTGACGTAGACGAAGTGATCACCGGCCAGCGCCGCGAAGGGATCTTTGCTGGCATCATGACCCTGACGCGTAAAGCCTCTCAGGCGGGGGCGGTGATGTTGGTGGGGATTGTGATGCAGTTGTCCGGCTTTGTGAGCGGTCAAAAAATTCAGCCCGCAGAGGTGAGCCACACCATTCTGCTGATCCTGAGCGTAGGCACTATAGCGGTATTGTTCTGTGGTTTCCTGGTCTCCCTGCGTTTCAAACTCAATCTACAAACCCACAGTACGCTGCGTGAAGAGACGGCAAAAATGCGTGAGTCTGGCCGCGCCATTCCAGAAAGTGCGACGCCGCAGGCCCGCGCAACCGTCGAAATGCTGGCCGGTATGCCGTATGCGTCGCTGTGGGGCAATAACAACATTGGTTATCTCAATCGCAATAAACCCGCGGCGCCTTCGCTGAAGGAACCGGCGGTACTGAATTCGACATACAACAGAGGTTAA
- the flhE gene encoding flagellar protein FlhE, producing the protein MRKWLWIVFLPLAAQAAGEGTWQASSIGVTLSNRGVAISSRPLSPAEPVSGLMTLVVWNYKLIGPTPAGLRVRLCSQTRCTEIEGENGTTQGLNGVPALEPLRFIWEVPGGGRLIPALKVQSNAVIVNYR; encoded by the coding sequence ATGCGCAAATGGCTATGGATCGTATTTTTACCGCTGGCGGCTCAGGCCGCTGGCGAAGGGACATGGCAAGCCAGCAGCATCGGGGTGACGCTCAGCAATCGCGGAGTGGCGATCTCCTCCCGGCCATTGTCACCGGCAGAGCCGGTTTCCGGGCTTATGACGCTGGTGGTCTGGAACTATAAATTGATTGGTCCAACGCCTGCCGGACTGCGGGTGCGCCTCTGCTCCCAAACCCGATGCACCGAAATCGAAGGCGAAAATGGCACCACCCAGGGACTTAATGGTGTGCCTGCGCTGGAGCCTTTGCGTTTTATCTGGGAAGTGCCGGGCGGAGGAAGGCTGATCCCGGCGCTGAAAGTTCAGAGCAACGCTGTCATCGTTAACTACCGCTAA
- the cutC gene encoding copper homeostasis protein CutC gives MALLEICCYSVECAVTAQQRGADRIELCAAPKEGGLTPSYGVLKSAREAVTVPVHPIIRPRGGDFCYTAGEFSAMLEDIARVGALGFPGLVIGLLDEDGNVDLPRMCQVMHAAKGMDVTFHRAFDMCRNPFQAVDMLMELGVARILTSGQQPCAEKGLQIIMELKAHSGAIKVMAGAGVRASNLELFLNAGVEELHSSAGQWIPSPMRYRNTGLSMSTDAKADEYSRYGVDGESVAVMKSMIEHYHV, from the coding sequence ATGGCGCTGCTGGAGATTTGTTGTTACAGCGTGGAGTGTGCCGTGACGGCGCAACAGCGAGGGGCTGACCGTATCGAACTGTGTGCGGCACCGAAAGAAGGCGGGCTTACGCCCTCGTATGGAGTGCTGAAATCTGCTCGGGAGGCCGTCACCGTGCCTGTACACCCGATTATTCGTCCCCGCGGCGGTGATTTTTGCTACACGGCCGGCGAGTTCAGCGCCATGCTTGAGGATATCGCCCGTGTTGGGGCGCTCGGTTTTCCCGGTCTGGTCATCGGCTTACTTGATGAGGACGGCAATGTCGATTTGCCACGTATGTGTCAGGTAATGCACGCGGCAAAAGGGATGGACGTAACGTTTCATCGCGCCTTTGATATGTGCAGAAATCCTTTTCAGGCTGTTGATATGCTTATGGAACTTGGCGTGGCGCGCATCCTGACATCGGGTCAACAGCCCTGCGCTGAAAAAGGTCTGCAAATAATTATGGAACTAAAAGCACATTCCGGTGCCATAAAAGTTATGGCAGGCGCAGGAGTACGCGCCAGCAATCTGGAACTGTTTTTAAACGCCGGGGTAGAGGAGCTCCACAGCTCTGCGGGACAATGGATACCTTCACCCATGCGTTATCGCAATACAGGGTTGTCAATGTCGACGGATGCCAAAGCGGATGAGTACTCACGCTACGGTGTAGATGGAGAGTCGGTTGCGGTAATGAAATCGATGATTGAGCATTACCACGTGTAG
- the cmoB gene encoding tRNA 5-methoxyuridine(34)/uridine 5-oxyacetic acid(34) synthase CmoB, whose product MIEFSNFYQLIAKNHLSHWLETLPAQIATWQRDQQHGLLKQWSNAVEFLPEQSPYRLDLLHSVTAQSETPLSAGQTNRIETLLRNLMPWRKGPFSLYGVDINTEWRSDWKWDRVLPHLSDLTGRTVLDVGCGSGYHMWRMIGAGAHLAVGIDPMQLFLCQFEAVRKLLGNDRRAHLLPLGIEQLPALKSFDTVFSMGVLYHRRSPLEHLWQLKDQLVSGGELVLETLVIEGDENAVLVPGDRYAQMRNVFFIPSALALKNWLAKCGFVDVRIADVCVTSTEEQRRTDWMITESLEQFLDPADHSKTIEGYPAPMRAVLIATKP is encoded by the coding sequence ATGATTGAGTTCAGCAATTTTTATCAGCTGATTGCGAAAAATCATCTCTCCCACTGGCTCGAAACGCTGCCTGCGCAGATCGCCACCTGGCAACGGGATCAGCAGCATGGTTTGTTAAAACAGTGGTCAAATGCGGTGGAGTTCCTGCCCGAACAATCGCCTTATCGCCTGGATCTGCTGCACAGCGTAACGGCGCAGAGTGAGACTCCACTTTCTGCAGGCCAGACAAACCGCATTGAGACGCTGCTGCGTAACCTGATGCCGTGGCGGAAAGGTCCGTTTTCGCTGTACGGGGTGGATATCAACACCGAATGGCGCTCCGACTGGAAATGGGATCGCGTTCTGCCACATCTCTCCGATCTCACCGGGCGGACTGTTCTGGACGTTGGCTGCGGCAGCGGCTATCACATGTGGCGCATGATTGGCGCCGGTGCGCATCTGGCGGTGGGTATTGACCCGATGCAGCTGTTCCTCTGTCAGTTTGAAGCGGTACGAAAATTACTCGGCAACGATCGGCGCGCGCACCTGCTGCCGCTGGGCATTGAGCAACTGCCCGCGTTAAAATCTTTTGATACGGTGTTCTCAATGGGCGTGCTGTACCACCGTCGCTCCCCGCTGGAGCATCTGTGGCAACTGAAAGATCAGTTGGTCAGCGGCGGTGAACTGGTGCTGGAAACTCTGGTAATCGAAGGCGATGAGAATGCTGTTCTGGTGCCTGGCGATCGCTACGCGCAGATGCGTAACGTGTTCTTCATCCCTTCCGCGCTGGCGCTGAAAAATTGGCTGGCGAAGTGCGGGTTTGTGGATGTGCGTATTGCGGACGTGTGCGTAACCTCGACGGAAGAACAACGTCGCACCGACTGGATGATCACCGAATCACTGGAGCAGTTCCTCGATCCGGCCGACCACAGCAAAACCATCGAAGGCTATCCGGCGCCGATGCGTGCGGTGTTGATCGCCACGAAGCCGTAG
- the argS gene encoding arginine--tRNA ligase: MNIQALLIEKVSQALIAAGAPADCEPQVRQSAKVQFGDYQANGVMAVAKKLGMPPRQLAEQVLTHLDLTGIASKTEIAGPGFINIFLEPAFLASHVDAALKSDRLGVSQPEAQTVVIDYSAPNVAKEMHVGHLRSTIIGDASVRTLEFLGHKVIRANHVGDWGTQFGMLIAYLEKQQQENAGEMALADLEGFYREAKKHYDEDDVFAERARSYVVKLQGGDRYFLEMWRKLVDITMSQNQLTYNRLNVTLTRDDVMGESLYNPMLPGIVADLKAKGLAVESEGATVVFLDEYKNKEGEPMGVIIQKKDGGYLYTTTDIACAKYRFETLHADRVLYYIDSRQHQHLMQAWTIVRKAGYVPDSVPLEHHMFGMMLGKDGKPFKTRAGGTVKLSDLLDEALERARRLVAEKNPDMPADELEKLANAVGIGAVKYADLSKSRTTDYIFDWDNMLAFEGNTAPYMQYAYTRVLSVFRKANIDESVLANAAVTLTEDREAQLAARLLQFEETLTVVARDGTPHVMCAYLYDLAGLFSVFYEHCPILSAQSEAVRNSRLKLAQLTARTLKLGLDTLGIETVERM, encoded by the coding sequence GTGAATATTCAGGCTCTTCTCATTGAAAAAGTCAGTCAGGCACTGATTGCCGCAGGTGCGCCTGCGGATTGCGAACCGCAGGTTCGTCAATCAGCGAAAGTACAGTTTGGCGACTATCAGGCTAATGGCGTGATGGCAGTAGCGAAAAAACTGGGCATGCCGCCGCGACAACTGGCTGAGCAGGTACTGACGCATCTGGACCTCACCGGCATTGCCAGTAAAACTGAAATCGCCGGTCCGGGCTTCATCAATATTTTCCTGGAGCCTGCGTTCCTGGCAAGCCACGTTGACGCCGCGCTGAAGTCTGACCGCCTGGGCGTTTCTCAGCCAGAAGCCCAAACCGTAGTCATTGATTACTCAGCCCCTAACGTAGCGAAAGAGATGCACGTAGGCCATCTGCGTTCCACCATCATCGGGGATGCGTCTGTTCGCACACTGGAATTTCTCGGACATAAGGTGATCCGCGCTAACCACGTGGGTGACTGGGGTACGCAGTTCGGTATGCTGATTGCTTACCTGGAAAAACAGCAGCAGGAAAACGCGGGCGAAATGGCGCTGGCGGACCTGGAAGGTTTTTACCGCGAAGCGAAAAAGCATTACGACGAAGATGACGTTTTTGCCGAGCGCGCACGCAGCTACGTGGTAAAACTGCAGGGCGGCGACAGGTACTTCCTGGAAATGTGGCGCAAGCTGGTCGACATTACCATGTCCCAGAACCAGTTGACCTATAACCGTCTTAACGTCACCCTCACCCGCGACGACGTTATGGGTGAAAGCCTGTACAACCCAATGTTGCCGGGCATTGTGGCAGACCTGAAAGCTAAAGGTCTGGCGGTAGAGAGCGAAGGTGCAACGGTGGTGTTTCTTGATGAATACAAAAACAAGGAAGGCGAACCGATGGGCGTGATCATCCAGAAAAAGGATGGCGGCTATCTCTACACCACTACCGATATCGCCTGTGCGAAATATCGCTTCGAGACCCTGCATGCTGACCGCGTGCTCTATTACATCGACTCCCGTCAGCACCAGCACCTGATGCAGGCATGGACCATTGTACGTAAAGCTGGCTATGTACCGGATTCCGTGCCGCTGGAACACCATATGTTCGGGATGATGCTGGGGAAAGATGGTAAACCGTTCAAAACCCGTGCGGGCGGTACCGTGAAGCTTTCTGATCTGCTGGACGAAGCGCTGGAACGCGCCCGTCGTCTGGTCGCAGAGAAGAACCCGGATATGCCAGCCGACGAACTGGAAAAACTGGCCAACGCCGTGGGGATCGGCGCGGTGAAATATGCCGACCTCTCCAAAAGCCGTACGACCGATTACATCTTCGACTGGGACAACATGCTGGCGTTTGAAGGCAATACCGCGCCTTACATGCAGTATGCCTACACCCGCGTGCTCTCCGTGTTCCGTAAAGCGAATATCGACGAAAGCGTGCTGGCGAATGCGGCCGTAACCCTAACTGAAGATCGTGAAGCCCAGCTGGCGGCGCGTTTGCTGCAGTTTGAAGAGACACTGACGGTAGTCGCGCGTGACGGTACACCACATGTGATGTGTGCTTACCTGTACGATTTGGCGGGTCTGTTCTCTGTCTTCTACGAGCATTGCCCAATTTTGTCTGCGCAAAGCGAGGCGGTACGCAATAGCCGCCTGAAGCTGGCGCAACTGACGGCCAGGACCCTGAAGCTGGGTCTGGATACCCTGGGTATCGAAACCGTAGAACGGATGTAA
- a CDS encoding glycoside hydrolase family 88/105 protein translates to MKVWPVKHSPLLRQPERFIARDELKSLIQKVTHNLVNIHDKTGEFLLRLDDGRVIDTKGWAGWEWTHGVGLYGIWQYYCQTGDEGMRDIIDNWFADRFTEGATTKNVNTMSPFLTLACRYEETKNPAWLPWLESWAEWAMVEMPRTDHGGMQHITLAEENHQQMWDDTLMMTVLPLAKIGKLLNKPEYIEEAVYQFLLHVQNLMDRETGLWFHGWNYEGNHNFANARWARGNSWLTIVIPDFLELVDLPENNAVRRYLVQVLNAQIAALAKCQDESGLWHTLLDDPNSYLEASATAGFAYGILKAVRKRYVGEAYAHVADKAIRGIVKNISAEGELLQTSFGTGMGSNLAFYRQIPLTSMPYGQAMAILCLTEYLRKYF, encoded by the coding sequence ATGAAAGTTTGGCCTGTCAAACATAGCCCGTTACTGCGTCAGCCGGAGCGCTTTATCGCCAGGGATGAGCTTAAATCGCTGATTCAGAAGGTGACGCATAACCTGGTCAACATTCACGACAAAACGGGTGAATTTTTGCTGCGGCTGGACGACGGACGGGTGATCGACACCAAGGGCTGGGCCGGATGGGAGTGGACGCATGGCGTCGGTTTATACGGCATCTGGCAGTATTATTGCCAGACCGGCGACGAGGGCATGCGAGACATTATTGATAACTGGTTCGCCGATCGTTTTACCGAAGGCGCGACCACCAAAAACGTCAATACGATGTCTCCGTTTCTGACGCTCGCCTGTCGTTACGAAGAAACCAAAAACCCCGCCTGGCTGCCGTGGCTGGAGAGTTGGGCTGAGTGGGCGATGGTCGAGATGCCGCGGACCGATCACGGCGGCATGCAGCATATTACTCTGGCGGAAGAGAACCATCAGCAGATGTGGGACGATACGCTGATGATGACAGTGCTGCCGCTCGCCAAAATTGGCAAGCTGTTGAACAAGCCCGAATACATTGAGGAAGCCGTTTATCAGTTCCTGCTGCATGTCCAAAACCTGATGGACCGTGAAACAGGGCTGTGGTTCCACGGCTGGAACTACGAGGGCAATCACAACTTTGCCAATGCCCGCTGGGCGCGCGGCAATAGCTGGCTGACTATTGTGATCCCGGACTTCCTGGAGCTGGTCGATCTGCCGGAAAATAACGCCGTGCGGCGCTATCTGGTGCAGGTGCTCAATGCACAGATTGCGGCCCTCGCAAAATGTCAGGATGAGAGCGGCCTGTGGCATACCCTGCTTGACGATCCGAACTCTTATCTGGAAGCGTCGGCAACCGCCGGATTTGCATACGGTATTCTGAAAGCGGTACGCAAGCGCTATGTTGGGGAAGCGTATGCACACGTTGCCGATAAAGCGATTCGCGGTATTGTGAAAAACATCTCGGCGGAAGGGGAGTTGTTGCAAACGTCGTTCGGTACAGGGATGGGAAGTAATCTGGCGTTTTATCGCCAGATCCCGCTCACCTCGATGCCCTATGGTCAGGCGATGGCGATCCTGTGTTTGACGGAGTATCTACGCAAATATTTCTGA
- a CDS encoding VOC family protein: MANWRSINELHDLSADLPRFTRAFTELATRLGLDIAPHEADHISLRCHQNSTAERWRQGFEQCGVLLSENIINGRPICLFKLHEPVCVAHWQFTIVELPWPGEKRYPHEGWEHIEIVLPGEPETLNARALALLSDEGLSKPGIFVKTSSPKGERERLPNPTLAVTDGQVTVKFHPWTIEQIVASEA; the protein is encoded by the coding sequence ATGGCGAACTGGCGCTCCATTAACGAATTGCATGATCTTTCCGCAGATTTACCGCGCTTCACCCGAGCGTTCACCGAACTTGCCACCCGTCTCGGTCTGGATATCGCGCCGCATGAGGCCGATCACATCTCCTTGCGCTGCCATCAAAATTCCACGGCCGAGCGCTGGCGTCAAGGCTTTGAACAGTGCGGTGTGCTGCTTTCAGAAAATATCATTAACGGGCGACCTATTTGCCTGTTTAAATTACATGAACCGGTCTGCGTCGCCCACTGGCAGTTCACCATTGTCGAACTGCCGTGGCCGGGGGAAAAACGCTACCCCCATGAAGGCTGGGAACATATTGAGATCGTGCTGCCGGGCGAGCCAGAAACCCTGAATGCCCGCGCGCTGGCGCTGTTATCCGACGAAGGATTGAGCAAGCCCGGCATTTTTGTGAAAACAAGTTCGCCGAAAGGTGAACGTGAACGGTTGCCTAACCCGACGCTGGCCGTGACTGATGGGCAGGTGACGGTGAAATTTCATCCATGGACAATCGAACAGATCGTGGCCAGTGAAGCGTAA
- the flhA gene encoding flagellar biosynthesis protein FlhA: MANLVAMLRLPSNMKSTQWQIMAGPILILLILSMMVLPLPAFILDLLFTFNIALSIMVLLVAMFTQRTLEFAAFPTILLFTTLLRLALNVASTRIILMEGHTGAAAAGKVVEAFGHFLVGGNFAIGIVVFVILVIINFMVITKGAGRIAEVGARFVLDGMPGKQMAIDADLNAGLIAEDEAKKRRAEVTQEADFYGSMDGASKFVRGDAIAGILIMVINVVGGLLVGVLQHGMDMGHAAESYTLLTIGDGLVAQIPALVISTAAGVIVTRVSTDQDVGEQMVGQLFSNPRVMLLSAAVLGLLGLVPGMPNLVFLLFTAALLGLAWWMRGREMKPVAEPAPVKMPENTQAVEATWNDVQLEDSLGMEVGYRLIPMVDFQQDGELLGRIRSIRKKFAQDMGFLPPVVHIRDNMDLPPARYRILMKGVEIGSGDAYPGRWLAINPGTAAGTLPGEQTVDPAFGLAAIWIESALKEQAQIQGYTVVEASTVVATHLNHLIGQFSAELFGRQEAQQLLDRVTQEMPKLTEDLVPGVVTLTTLHKVLQNLLDEKVPIRDMRTILETLAEHAPLQNDPHELTAVVRVALGRAITQQWFPGTGEVQVIGLDTPLERLLLQALQGGGGLEPGLADRLLAQTQEALARQEMLGAPPVLLVNHALRPLLSRFLRRSLSQLVVLSNMELSDNRHIRMTATIGGK, from the coding sequence GCCGGGCCGATCCTCATCCTGCTGATTTTGTCGATGATGGTACTGCCGCTGCCGGCGTTCATCCTCGACCTGCTTTTCACTTTTAATATAGCACTCTCCATCATGGTGCTGCTGGTGGCGATGTTTACCCAGCGTACGCTGGAGTTCGCGGCGTTTCCGACCATTTTGTTGTTCACCACCCTACTGCGGCTGGCGCTTAACGTCGCCTCTACGCGTATCATTTTGATGGAAGGCCATACCGGCGCGGCGGCGGCAGGTAAAGTGGTTGAGGCCTTCGGCCACTTCCTGGTGGGCGGAAACTTTGCCATCGGTATCGTGGTGTTTGTTATCCTCGTTATCATCAACTTTATGGTTATTACCAAAGGTGCCGGACGTATTGCGGAAGTGGGCGCACGCTTCGTGCTGGACGGGATGCCGGGTAAGCAGATGGCCATTGATGCCGACCTGAACGCCGGGCTGATTGCCGAAGATGAAGCCAAAAAACGCCGGGCAGAAGTGACTCAGGAAGCAGACTTCTACGGCTCGATGGACGGGGCGAGTAAGTTTGTGCGCGGGGATGCCATCGCCGGGATCCTCATCATGGTGATCAACGTGGTGGGTGGCCTGCTGGTAGGCGTACTGCAGCATGGCATGGACATGGGGCATGCGGCGGAAAGCTACACGCTGTTGACCATCGGTGACGGCCTGGTCGCGCAAATCCCGGCGCTGGTTATTTCCACCGCCGCCGGTGTTATCGTTACGCGCGTCAGCACCGATCAGGACGTCGGCGAGCAGATGGTCGGCCAGCTCTTCAGCAACCCGCGCGTGATGTTGCTGTCCGCGGCTGTGCTGGGGCTGCTCGGCCTGGTGCCGGGCATGCCAAACCTGGTGTTTCTGCTGTTCACCGCAGCATTGCTGGGGCTTGCCTGGTGGATGCGCGGGCGGGAGATGAAACCGGTCGCTGAGCCTGCGCCGGTGAAAATGCCGGAAAATACCCAGGCGGTAGAAGCGACCTGGAACGATGTGCAACTGGAAGATTCCCTCGGAATGGAAGTGGGGTATCGCCTGATCCCGATGGTGGATTTCCAGCAGGATGGCGAACTGCTGGGCCGTATCCGCAGTATTCGTAAAAAATTCGCCCAGGATATGGGCTTTCTACCGCCGGTGGTTCACATCCGTGACAACATGGATCTTCCGCCTGCGCGTTACCGCATTCTGATGAAAGGAGTGGAAATTGGCAGCGGGGATGCCTACCCGGGCCGTTGGCTGGCGATTAACCCAGGCACCGCCGCAGGCACGTTGCCGGGCGAGCAAACTGTCGATCCGGCGTTTGGTCTGGCGGCAATCTGGATCGAGAGCGCGCTGAAAGAGCAGGCGCAAATTCAGGGCTATACCGTGGTCGAAGCCAGTACCGTGGTCGCAACGCACCTGAATCATCTGATTGGTCAGTTCTCCGCAGAGCTCTTTGGCCGCCAGGAAGCCCAACAACTGCTCGACCGTGTGACGCAGGAGATGCCGAAGCTGACGGAAGATCTGGTGCCTGGCGTGGTAACGCTTACGACGCTGCACAAGGTGCTGCAAAACTTGCTCGATGAAAAAGTCCCGATTCGCGACATGCGTACCATTCTGGAGACGCTGGCCGAGCATGCCCCGCTGCAAAACGATCCGCATGAACTGACGGCGGTGGTGCGCGTGGCGCTGGGCCGGGCCATCACCCAGCAATGGTTCCCGGGGACCGGAGAAGTACAGGTGATTGGGCTGGATACTCCGCTTGAGCGTCTGTTGTTGCAGGCGCTGCAGGGCGGGGGCGGTCTGGAGCCAGGCCTGGCCGATCGCCTGTTGGCGCAAACGCAGGAAGCGCTGGCGCGTCAGGAAATGCTGGGCGCGCCGCCGGTTCTGCTGGTTAACCATGCGCTGCGACCGCTGCTGTCACGCTTCCTGCGCCGCAGTCTGAGCCAACTGGTGGTGCTGTCGAACATGGAACTGTCGGACAATCGCCATATACGCATGACGGCCACCATTGGAGGGAAATAA